A window of the Lolium perenne isolate Kyuss_39 chromosome 7, Kyuss_2.0, whole genome shotgun sequence genome harbors these coding sequences:
- the LOC127303854 gene encoding uncharacterized protein yields the protein MDGGSSINNMYYDTYQGLQLPDSRPEVMSVTFHGIVPGRKAFPIGKVTLPVTFVTPAKYRTERISFEVVNFRGPYYNVLGRRAFSKSMAAPHYAYNMMKIPGPRGIITVRGDPEMALE from the coding sequence ATGGacgggggaagctccatcaacaacATGTACTACGACACGTACCAGGGGCTCCAGCTGCCCGACTCGCGCCCCGAGGTGATGAGTGTCAccttccacggcatcgtccccggCAGGAAGGCCTTTCCAATCGGCAAGGTGACGCTGCCAGTCACATTCGTCACGCCGGCGAAATACCGCACCGAGCGGATCTCcttcgaggtggtgaacttccgcGGACCGTACTACAACGTTCTCGGCCGCCGGGCGTTTTCCAAGTCCATGGCTGCGCCGCACTACgcctacaacatgatgaagattcCGGGGCCACGCGGCATCATCACCGTCCGCGGCGACCCCGAGATGGCCCTGGAGTGA
- the LOC139833755 gene encoding uncharacterized protein: MLLYVTASNRAVSTVIFVERKEEGKEQLVHCPVYYISEVITDSKQRYPHYQKLVYSVFKAQRRLAPYFHEHPIKVVASTLLSDIILNRDATWRVAKWAVKLGVHNITYEPRHAVKSQVLADFFVDWEEHQQPASLADIKHWTLYFDGSKNLKGARVGNRPHIPKGRLHEEALLHGMRITKEMGASGLRCFGDSDLVASRLSGTCNATNANMIAYKWVVDQAGTSFTGYVVEWVDRRKNEEADALSRLGSKRQPPPPGVFLDILTRQSVRPPREIDIAEPPAPDYVLVAIASDSGD, encoded by the exons ATGCTCCTCTACGTCACCGCGTCAAATCGCGCCGTGAGCACAGTCATATTTGTCGAGCGCAAGGAAGAAGGCAAGGAGCAGCTCGTACATTGCCCGGTATATTACATCAGTGAAGTAATCACTGATTCGAAGCAACGGTACCCACACTACCAAAAGCTGGTCTACTCCGTGTTCAAGGCCCAACGGCGGCTGGCCCCATAtttccacgagcaccccatcaaggtcgtCGCTTCGACCCTACTATCCGATATCATCCTCAATCGGGACGCGACTTGGCGAGTCGCCAAATGGGCAGTCaagctcggcgtccacaacatcacctacgagcCTCGCCatgcggtcaaatcccaggtgcTGGCAGATTTCTTCGTTGACTGGGAGGAACATCAGCAACCAGCCTCTCTGGCGGACATCAAACACTGGACCCTCTACTTCGATGGCTCCAAGAACCTCAAAGGTGCCAGAGTGGGAAATCGTCCTCATATCCCCAAAGGGAGACTCCATGAG GAGGCACTCCTACATGGCATGCGAATCACCAAGGAGATGGGTGCATCGGGCCTccgctgcttcggcgactccgacctgGTCGCCAGCCGGCTATCTGGAACCTGCAACGCCACCAATGCCAACATGATCGCCTACAAGTGGGTGGTTGATCAGGCTGGCACTAGCTTCACCGGATACGTCGTTGAGtgggtcgacaggcgcaagaaTGAGGAAGCTGACGCACTCTCCAGGCTCGGCTCCAAGCGGCAACCACCACCGCCGGGCGTCTTCCTCGACATCCTCACTCGCCAGTCGGTGCGACCACCCCGCGAGATCGACATCGCCGAACCACCAGCCCCTGACTACGTGTTGGTCGCAATCGCCTCGGACTCTGGGGACTAG